A single Sulfurimonas crateris DNA region contains:
- the argF gene encoding ornithine carbamoyltransferase — MRHFLTLKDFTKEEILEIIETGLLIKKNLKAKIYNQELKNQTLAMIFEKSSTRTRVSFETGMFQLGGHALFLSNRDIHLGRGEPVKDTARVISGMCDMVMIRTFEHSMIEEFARCSKVPVINGLTDSYHPVQLLADYMTLVEYGMDKNIVAAYVGDGNNMTHSWMMLAAKLGFELRVATPKGYEPDSKILQEALAIAKESGAIIKLMNDPKEAVAGVSVVTTDTWVSMGQESEKEERIKTFKGFMVDDEMMSLAQEGAKFLHCLPAYRGLEVSEELFEKHSDIVFKEAENRLHAQKGLMVWLDKKRG, encoded by the coding sequence TTGAGACATTTTTTAACACTAAAAGATTTTACAAAAGAGGAGATTCTCGAGATCATTGAGACGGGACTCTTAATCAAGAAAAATCTAAAAGCAAAAATTTACAATCAAGAGCTTAAAAATCAAACACTTGCCATGATATTTGAGAAGAGCTCTACAAGAACGCGTGTCAGCTTTGAGACAGGAATGTTTCAGCTAGGCGGTCATGCGCTTTTTTTGTCAAACCGTGATATTCACTTAGGTCGCGGGGAGCCTGTGAAAGATACTGCGCGCGTAATATCCGGTATGTGCGATATGGTGATGATAAGAACTTTTGAGCACTCTATGATAGAGGAGTTTGCACGCTGCTCAAAAGTCCCTGTAATAAACGGTCTGACAGACTCATACCACCCAGTACAGCTTCTAGCGGATTATATGACCCTAGTCGAGTATGGTATGGATAAGAACATAGTCGCTGCATATGTGGGTGATGGAAACAATATGACTCATTCATGGATGATGCTTGCTGCAAAACTTGGATTTGAGCTTAGAGTCGCTACTCCAAAAGGTTATGAACCGGACAGTAAAATACTTCAAGAGGCTCTTGCTATTGCAAAAGAGAGCGGTGCGATCATCAAGCTAATGAACGACCCAAAGGAAGCGGTTGCGGGTGTGAGTGTGGTTACGACAGACACTTGGGTCTCTATGGGGCAGGAGAGTGAAAAAGAGGAGCGCATTAAGACTTTTAAAGGTTTTATGGTTGATGATGAGATGATGTCTCTTGCGCAAGAGGGGGCTAAGTTTTTGCACTGCCTTCCTGCTTACAGAGGCTTAGAAGTTAGCGAAGAGCTTTTTGAAAAGCACTCAGATATAGTCTTTAAAGAGGCAGAAAACAGACTACATGCCCAAAAGGGTCTAATGGTCTGGCTAGATAAAAAAAGAGGATAA
- the hemB gene encoding porphobilinogen synthase, whose product MFQRFRRTRLNSHLRSLVRETNVTVNDFIYPLFVRSGEGIKTEVASMPGVYQMSIDEVLKECDEIKKLGLYSIILFGIPDVKDSIGSDSLCEHGIIAKAIRAVKEAHPDMFVVTDLCFCEYTDHGHCGIIDEKLETVNNDATLEISAKQAIVHAKAGADMIAPSGMMDGIISTLRDALDSAGYENLPIMSYSTKFASGYYGPFRDVAESTPSFGDRASYQMDPANRREAVAESISDELQGADILMVKPALAYLDIVREIKDNTSLPMAVYNVSGEYAMLKMAGANNLIDYERVVMETMVSFKRAGADIIISYHAKEVAKMLQKQS is encoded by the coding sequence ATGTTTCAAAGATTTCGTAGAACCCGCCTAAACTCCCATCTTCGCTCACTTGTTCGTGAGACGAACGTAACCGTTAATGATTTTATATATCCGCTTTTTGTAAGAAGCGGCGAGGGGATTAAAACTGAGGTTGCGTCAATGCCGGGGGTATATCAGATGAGCATAGACGAGGTTTTAAAAGAGTGCGACGAGATAAAGAAATTGGGGCTTTACTCGATCATACTGTTTGGAATTCCTGATGTAAAAGACTCAATAGGTTCCGACTCTTTGTGCGAACATGGAATCATCGCTAAAGCAATACGCGCTGTAAAAGAGGCACATCCGGATATGTTTGTCGTAACAGATCTCTGTTTTTGCGAATATACTGATCACGGGCACTGCGGAATTATAGACGAAAAACTTGAGACAGTAAACAACGATGCTACTCTTGAAATATCTGCAAAACAGGCTATCGTTCATGCAAAAGCGGGTGCAGATATGATCGCACCTTCTGGAATGATGGATGGTATTATATCTACATTAAGAGATGCGCTTGATAGCGCAGGATATGAAAATCTTCCTATTATGAGCTACTCGACAAAGTTTGCTTCAGGCTACTACGGACCTTTCCGTGATGTGGCGGAATCGACCCCAAGTTTCGGAGACCGTGCATCTTACCAGATGGACCCCGCAAATAGAAGAGAAGCTGTAGCGGAGAGCATATCCGATGAGCTTCAGGGCGCTGATATACTTATGGTAAAGCCTGCTCTTGCATACCTTGACATAGTAAGAGAGATAAAAGATAATACTTCTCTTCCGATGGCTGTCTATAATGTAAGCGGAGAGTACGCAATGCTCAAGATGGCTGGAGCAAATAATCTCATAGACTATGAAAGAGTAGTTATGGAGACTATGGTTAGTTTTAAAAGAGCTGGTGCGGACATAATCATCTCCTACCACGCAAAAGAGGTTGCAAAGATGCTGCAAAAGCAATCTTAA
- a CDS encoding multiheme c-type cytochrome, which translates to MKKLLIITAILTTTLFGAKPVEIDERFKDSSKCKTCHMHIVKEWEQSWHSKSHYENNEYFNATTDYVSKKTRKSLSGVQVQCAMCHNPRISVTSTDIEHEILAVMGFDKDSEVEKALQSDAISEGINCVVCHNIGAIHSDKDETVRGINRIEWTKSGVMVGPYDDANSPYHKVEHRDYMDTDPNKLCFVCHANDRSVSDFVFVDMQKEYANSDKLCVDCHMGSKKQGVAATLRIDNGKTRAREVRGHTFPGAHTDSMWEGALDLKVEQKKKEVYVSIINPNPHNIPSGFGSREIIAEFVFKNGYEVLETKSISLTTHYKDKRGKATIPHLAVSSSENLSVPANGKRVLKAPTQMGADRVEVTLYFRLVNDEIHSLLDLSQPIWSQKFFITSKSISLR; encoded by the coding sequence GTGAAAAAATTATTAATAATTACTGCAATATTGACAACGACTCTCTTTGGAGCAAAACCGGTTGAGATCGATGAGAGATTTAAAGACTCCTCAAAGTGCAAAACGTGTCATATGCATATAGTTAAAGAGTGGGAGCAGTCTTGGCACTCAAAAAGCCACTATGAAAACAATGAGTACTTTAATGCGACCACTGATTATGTCAGTAAAAAAACAAGAAAAAGCCTAAGCGGTGTACAGGTTCAATGCGCAATGTGCCACAATCCGAGAATATCCGTTACAAGCACTGATATTGAACATGAGATATTGGCGGTCATGGGGTTTGACAAAGATTCTGAGGTAGAAAAAGCATTACAGAGTGATGCGATAAGTGAAGGTATCAACTGTGTTGTTTGCCATAATATAGGTGCGATACACTCTGACAAAGATGAGACGGTTAGAGGAATAAACCGTATAGAGTGGACAAAATCCGGAGTAATGGTCGGGCCGTATGATGATGCCAATTCGCCTTATCATAAAGTAGAGCACAGAGATTATATGGATACAGATCCCAATAAACTCTGTTTTGTATGTCATGCAAATGATAGATCAGTTTCCGATTTTGTTTTTGTAGATATGCAAAAAGAGTATGCCAATAGCGATAAACTTTGTGTTGATTGTCATATGGGGTCAAAAAAGCAGGGTGTTGCAGCAACTTTGAGAATAGATAACGGAAAGACAAGAGCAAGAGAAGTAAGGGGTCATACATTTCCTGGCGCGCATACAGATAGTATGTGGGAAGGTGCACTCGATCTAAAGGTAGAGCAGAAGAAAAAAGAGGTTTATGTATCGATAATAAATCCAAATCCACACAATATACCTAGCGGGTTTGGCTCAAGAGAGATAATCGCCGAATTTGTTTTTAAGAACGGTTACGAGGTTTTAGAAACAAAATCGATCTCTTTGACTACACACTATAAAGACAAAAGAGGAAAAGCGACGATCCCTCATCTTGCGGTTAGCTCTTCAGAGAATCTAAGCGTACCTGCCAATGGAAAAAGAGTGTTAAAAGCTCCGACTCAAATGGGAGCAGACAGAGTTGAAGTGACTCTCTACTTCCGTCTTGTAAATGATGAAATCCACTCTCTGCTGGATTTAAGTCAGCCTATCTGGTCACAGAAATTCTTTATAACATCTAAATCAATATCGCTAAGATAG